One genomic segment of Panicum virgatum strain AP13 chromosome 2N, P.virgatum_v5, whole genome shotgun sequence includes these proteins:
- the LOC120660665 gene encoding U-box domain-containing protein 45-like, which produces MVARCAHADAGGFRLWPIFSAAALRRKVLEVLTCGGGGADGGGSCRGRTPYRSPQRMPRPRPRSDRLAELLRAEEPSECGGGGDEDEADAAARKVEALEELKGVVGALQGAGGGACMSRVEAAAAVRRKAKDDAAAREMLAMLGAIPPLVAMLDEGGGGGEEVTNAALYALLNLGIGNDTNKAAIVQAGAVHKMLRIAEGGASAALTEAVVANFLCLSALDANKPVIGASGAAPFLVRAFQGACDTEQARHDALRALLNLSIAPANAPHLLAAGLAPALVASVGDAPVTDRALAALCNLVAACPEGRRAVSRAPDTVPSLVDVLNWADEPGCQEKAAYVLMVLAHRSYGDRAAMAEAGATSALLELTLVGTALAQKRASRILEILRADKGKQVAGDASGVVATVSAPQERGCRGEEAVDGEPADACMSAEKRAVRQLVQQSLQSNMRRIVRRARLPQDLAPASAESLKALTASSTSKSLPF; this is translated from the exons ATGGTGGCGAGGTGCGCgcacgccgacgccggcgggTTCCGGCTCTGGCCGATCTTCTCGGCCGCCGCGCTGCGGAGGAAGGTGCTCGAGGTCCtcacgtgcggcggcggcggcgcggatggggGTGGATCCTGCCGCGGGCGGACGCCGTACCGGTCGCCGCAGCGGATGCCGaggccgcgcccgcgctcgGACAGGCTCGCGGAGCTGCTCAGGGCGGAAGAGCCCTccgagtgcggcggcggcggcgacgaagacGAGGCCGACGCGGCGGCCAGGAAGGTGGAGGCGCTCGAGGAGCTCAAGGGCGTCGTGGGGGCGCTCCAgggcgccgggggcggcgcgtGCATGTCccgcgtcgaggcggcggcggccgtccggAGGAAAGCCAAGGACGACGCCGCCGCGAGGGAGATGCTCGCGATGCTCGGCGCCATCCCGCCGCTCGTCGCGATGCtggacgagggcggcggcggcggggaggaggtcaCGAACGCCGCGctgtacgcgctgctcaacctggGGATCGGCAACGACAC GAACAAGGCGGCGATCGTGCAGGCCGGCGCCGTGCACAAGATGCTCCGCATTGCGGAGGGCGGCGCGTCCGCCGCGCTCACGGAGGCCGTCGTCGCCAACTTTCTCTGCCTCAGCGCGCTCGACGCCAACAAGCCCGTCATCGGCGCGTCCGGCGCCGCCCCGTTCCTCGTGCGCGCTTTCCAGGGCGCGTGCGACACCGAGCAGGCGCGCCACGACGCGCTGCGCGCGCTCCTGAACCTCTCCATCGCGCCCGCCAACGCGCCGCACCTGCTGGCGGCCGGGCTCGCGCCGGCGCTGGTGGCGTCCGTCGGGGACGCGCCCGTCACAgaccgcgcgctcgccgcgctctgCAACCTCGTGGCGGCCTGCCCGGAGGGCCGCCGCGCGGTGAGCCGCGCGCCCGACACGGTGCCGTCCCTCGTCGACGTGCTCAACTGGGCCGACGAGCCCGGGTGCCAGGAGAAGGCGGCCTACGTGCTGATGGTCCTGGCGCACCGGAGCTACGGCGACCGCGCGGCCATGGCCGAGGCCGGCGCCACGTCCGCGCTCCTGGAGCTCACGCTCGTCGGCACGGCGCTGGCGCAGAAGCGCGCGTCCAGGATCCTGGAGATCCTACGCGCCGACAAGGGCAAGCAGGTGGCCGGCGACGCCTCGGGCGTCGTGGCGACGGTGTCGGCCCCGCAGGAGCGCGGGTgccgcggggaggaggcggtggacGGGGAGCCCGCGGACGCCTGCATGAGCGCGGAGAAGCGCGCCGTGAGGCAGCTGGTGCAGCAGAGCCTGCAGAGCAACATGCGCCGCATCGTGCGCCGCGCGCGGCTGCCGCAGGACCTCGCGCCGGCGTCGGCTGAGAGCCTCAAGGCGCTCACGGCCTCCTCAACCTCCAAGAGCCTGCCGTTCTAG